In Gossypium raimondii isolate GPD5lz chromosome 12, ASM2569854v1, whole genome shotgun sequence, a single window of DNA contains:
- the LOC105764035 gene encoding ADP-ribosylation factor: MGLSFTKLFSRLFAKKEMRILMVGLDAAGKTTILYKLKLGEIVTTIPTIGFNVETVEYKNISFTVWDVGGQDKIRPLWRHYFQNTQGLIFVVDSNDRDRVVEARDELHRMLNEDELRDAVLLVFANKQDLPNAMNAAEITDKLGLHSLRQRHWYIQSTCATSGEGLYEGLDWLSNNIANKA; this comes from the exons ATGGGGCTGTCTTTCACAAAGCTGTTCAGCCGGCTTTTTGCCAAGAAGGAGATGCGTATATTGATGGTTGGACTTGATGCTGCTGGTAAAACCACCATTCTTTACAAGCTCAAGTTGGGAGAGATTGTCACCACAATTCCAACCATTG GTTTCAATGTGGAAACTGTGGAATACAAGAACATCAGCTTTACTGTCTGGGATGTTGGTGGCCAGGACAAG ATTCGTCCATTGTGGAGGCATTACTTCCAAAACACACAAGGACTCATTTTTGTGGTTGATAGCAATGATCGTGATCGTGTGGTCGAAGCCAGGGATGAGTTGCACAGGATGTTGAACGAG GATGAGTTGAGGGATGCTGTGCTGCTGGTATTTGCAAACAAGCAAGATCTTCCAAATGCTATGAATGCTGCCGAGATCACTGACAAGCTTGGCCTTCATTCTCTCCGTCAGCGCCACTG gTACATACAGAGCACATGTGCCACTTCCGGTGAAGGACTGTATGAGGGACTGGATTGGCTCTCAAACAACATTGCGAACAAG GCTTAA
- the LOC105762454 gene encoding pectinesterase produces MSVKVVITAVSVILLVGVVAGFFAVIQHRKHSGGTELSLQMKAVSNFCSATSYKEACQKSLNSVNSTDPEQFIGRSILVAEEAVKKFFNYSDSLIVKVKNNSRTKMALDDCKDMMSYAVQSLQASYSEVGNAQLHSISDRVSDLRTWLSAVISYQESCLDGFESDERMKENMTIGITDARELTSNALAIVSKLSEILSKFGLQLKAPKTSRRLLSTGKDKYPSWFSNVDRKLLAKIDNSNIKPNAIVAMDGSGHFKTIAEALAAAPKQSNVRHVIYVKAGVYKEYITVDKKTINILMYGDGPRKTIVTGNKNYVDGTPTWKTSTFSAIGDGFICRSMGFQNTAGPSKHQAVALRIQSDRSAFFDCRMDGNQDTLYNHANRQFFRNCVISGTIDFIFGDSPTLIQNTLIIARRPMDNQLNTVTAQGKTDANENTGIVIQNCRIVPEQILFPDRFKIATYLGRPWKQYSTTVVMESTLADFIRPEGWTPWAGAAFEDTLYYAEYNNRGPGASLDRRVDWKGYHKIDKNTAMRFTAQSFLLSRENWLPQTGIPYIAGLRS; encoded by the exons ATGTCGGTCAAAGTAGTAATAACAGCGGTTTCCGTTATTCTTTTGGTGGGAGTCGTCGCTGGCTTTTTTGCCGTAATTCAACATCGAAAACACAGTGGTGGTACCGAATTGTCTCTGCAAATGAAGGCTGTTTCTAATTTTTGTTCAGCTACAAGTTACAAAGAAGCTTGCCAAAAGTCCCTCAACTCTGTTAATAGCACTGATCCTGAACAATTTATCGGTCGGTCGATTTTAGTGGCTGAAGAAGCTGTTAAGAAGTTCTTTAATTATTCCGACTCGTTGATTGTTAAGGTCAAGAATAATAGCAGGACTAAGATGGCTTTGGATGATTGTAAGGACATGATGAGCTATGCGGTTCAATCCCTTCAAGCATCGTACTCCGAGGTGGGTAATGCTCAATTGCACAGCATTTCTGACCGTGTATCGGATCTCAGGACCTGGTTAAGTGCTGTTATATCGTACCAAGAGTCTTGCTTGGATGGTTTCGAAAGTGATGAACGCATGAAAGAAAACATGACAATCGGCATTACTGATGCTAGAGAACTCACTTCCAATGCTTTGGCAATTGTGTCCAAGTTATCGgaaattctttcaaaatttggtCTCCAACTTAAGGCTCCTAAGACATCCCGTAGACTTCTTTCCACAGGGAAAGATAAGTATCCATCATGGTTCTCGAATGTAGACCGTAAGCTTTTGGCTAAAATTGATAATAGTAACATAAAACCAAATGCTATTGTGGCTATGGATGGAAGTGGCCATTTCAAGACCATTGCTGAAGCCCTAGCTGCAGCTCCCAAGCAATCCAATGTCCGTCATGTGATCTATGTTAAGGCTGGAGTCTATAAAGAATACATCACCGTGGACAAAAAAACCATTAACATCCTTATGTATGGTGATGGCCCAAGAAAGACTATAGTCACTGGTAATAAGAATTATGTCGACGGCACACCAACATGGAAAACTTCTACTTTTT CTGCTATTGGAGATGGATTCATTTGTAGATCTATGGGGTTCCAAAACACTGCTGGTCCTTCGAAGCATCAGGCTGTGGCTCTTCGTATTCAATCTGATAGATCAGCGTTCTTTGATTGCCGAATGGATGGCAATCAAGACACATTGTACAATCATGCAAATCGTCAGTTTTTTCGCAACTGTGTCATTTCTGGAACCATTGACTTCATCTTTGGTGACTCCCCTACTCTTATCCAAAACACATTGATAATTGCAAGGAGACCAATGGATAATCAACTTAACACAGTGACCGCACAGGGCAAGACCGATGCTAATGAGAACACCGGTATTGTAATCCAAAATTGCAGGATTGTCCCTGAGCAAATACTCTTTCCCGATAGGTTCAAGATTGCAACATACTTAGGCAGGCCATGGAAGCAATATTCTACAACTGTGGTCATGGAGTCCACTTTGGCAGACTTCATTCGGCCCGAGGGATGGACACCATGGGCTGGAGCAGCCTTCGAAGACACTCTTTATTATGCTGAGTACAATAACCGTGGCCCTGGTGCTAGTCTCGATAGGAGAGTTGACTGGAAGGGTTATCACAAGATCGATAAAAACACTGCTATGAGATTCACGGCTCAATCATTCCTTTTGAGTCGTGAGAATTGGTTGCCCCAAACTGGCATTCCTTACATAGCTGGTTTGAGATCTTGA